CTATTTTCGCCCATACTATGAATGTAAAATTCCCCTCTCTTTTTTGGGCGGCTTCGGTCGCCTCTTTTTTTATGCACAGATAATAATCGACATACAAAAAGGACTGTGAGAAGTATCATCTCTCAGTCCTTCATGGCAAGTGTCTTTATTGATTTTCTTTATCTTGATCTGAATCTTTTTTCCCGAACACATCGCCAAATTCACGCGCAGCAAAGTTCTTGGCCTTTTCTTTTGCTTCACGCAAACTGCCTGTGCTCATGATTAAAAATCCAATACCTCCTACGACTGCAATTCCTACGATCCATAAGACAGATCGCATACTTCCCGATGTCGATATATTCGTACTTGCTGATATTCCTGCCGCTTCCGCGACCGCACCTGATGCTTCAGCCTTTTTCATCAATACAGGCGGTATTGCATCAGCAAACATAGCGATTCCTTTCTCTGCTTCTTCACGACTATTCGTGTGTGCACCTGCTTCGATCAGCATTGATCTGGGATGCAGGTCTTGATTATAATCTCCGCCTTTTGCAAAGAAAATACCTTTTACCAAGCCCGGATGGACTTTGTCAGAGGCAGCCTTAAGCTCTAAGGCATATTCCTCAATCTGCTCGCTCGTTGCACCATATCGGCCTACAACAAGCTGGAGTTTAGCTACTTTTTCATTGTTGACAATACCTGAATAGACCTCAGGTGGTGTCGCATCACGATGAACATCAAATATAGCATCAGGAGCATCTTTGATAAGGTCTACAACAGTCCTGCGTGACCGTTCGTATGCCATATCATCATGCGGATTGTGAACAGTATCGGAATGCGTTACTTTAATGCCGTGTGCC
This genomic stretch from Selenomonadales bacterium harbors:
- a CDS encoding stage II sporulation protein P, which codes for MKRIVVLLICSLFFLTTEAYAAHYEIYNEENRIVYVTGWHVRVGDQFITEDNLRYQIDKVEDSRADAHLVGRVAMTPYYIAYTRSEDSVAEAADIPKVAIYHTHTDESYKPSDGTDSINGKGGIIEVGNAFAAALEAHGIKVTHSDTVHNPHDDMAYERSRRTVVDLIKDAPDAIFDVHRDATPPEVYSGIVNNEKVAKLQLVVGRYGATSEQIEEYALELKAASDKVHPGLVKGIFFAKGGDYNQDLHPRSMLIEAGAHTNSREEAEKGIAMFADAIPPVLMKKAEASGAVAEAAGISASTNISTSGSMRSVLWIVGIAVVGGIGFLIMSTGSLREAKEKAKNFAAREFGDVFGKKDSDQDKENQ